The nucleotide window ACCGGGCGGCGTTGTCACCGTAAGACTGGGGGTCTCTCTTCAAGGCGGCTTTTCGGTTTCCTCGAGACAAGTAGAGCTGTCTGTAGGCTGTGTTTGGGTCCAGAGTGAGCTGACAAGCATCTAGGGAGGGATGGAAGGTAAGGTGAACATTTActaaacaggagaaaacatttAACCTAAGTTGCTACGGTTAAATATAAACGAGTAAACCAAAGAGGCCGAAGAACCCCTCACCATTGCACCACCTCCTGCAAGGTCCCAGAGGTTAGCAGAATGTGAATAACTTTTCTATCTCTGTTaaatttttaactgttttctgGAGCAGCATGCTCTGCAGAAAAAGCAGGAGACCCTCTGGCTGTACACACACAGAATCCAAATGATCACAGCGGTAAGATGTCACCTGCCTGCTGTGCACCTCTACCTCTGCAGGTCACAGTTGGTGGGCAACTCGGTGTTCTCGGCTAGTTCTGGCCGGCCTATGATCTGGAACGCCAGAAGTATCAACACTGTTTGTGAGTTTGGCCACAAACAGAAGTAACAAAGACCAACTTCAGCTCTAAGGTGAGACTCACAACCTATACCCCCAGCAGTCCTAaagcaatttattttcaaaagctTCTGGATTCTACTTTACTAAGACAGATAAGATAGTACATACAAAAACAAGGAGGGGGCTGTTAAACTGCAACTCTAGTTTTCACAGATATGTGAGAGGGCCAGCAAGCTAAAATATTAGCAGATAATCTGTCCCAGTCTCTGGCAACACTGTGGGAcatgcagctgttttttaaaaatctgattttgtgGTCAGCCACAGGGTCTAACTGAGAACCTCATCATCAGCTAATTTGCTTCAATCCCAGAACTGGGCGAAGAGAGCAGTGGACTGTGTCAGAAAACAGGGACTCACATCTCAGGAAGTCGTCTCTGTATTGAGGCTCCTGGACTGGGACAGACTTGTACATCACAGCTTCTTCACCTGttaagaaacaaagagaaaagtggTCAGAAAATAATTGCagatggaaatcaaatttaaaggttatacaaaaaaaacctaataataataatttgctgCCATGTATAGTAATGTCTGCACTGAGGCTGATCTGAACCACTCACACTCAGGTAACTAAGCTAATTTCCATTTCAGAGTTAAGTTTAACACTGACAGGTTGACCCTCTTAATCATAGTAAATGTTTCACCAAACTGCAGCTGATCAAGATGCCCTCTAACTGGAACCATGAGCAAACAAACATGACTGAAGGAGTCCTACTGCACCAGTGATCAACAGCTGGGGTGGAGGTGAGGTTTGCAGATTTATTAAAGATACAGTTTTCCAGGTAAATGTTGATTATGAGACTCTTAAAGCTTGACATTTTTTCAGGATTGTATAGAGCAACTGCCTATGAAATTATAGAACATCATTTCCCCTTTCATTTTTCAAGAAAGGTAACATTAAACATAATTAAACTAGATAATACAGAATGTAatacagatagatagatagatagatagatagatagatagatagatagatagatagatagatagatagatagatagatagatagatagatagacagacagacagacagacagacagacagacagacagacagacagacagacagacagaaagtgcTTCATCTTCATTCTAATAGGTTAAGTATGCACAGACATGGCTCATAGctgataatttaaaaagtggaacATATAGGCTGATTAATCAGTCTGCCTCTAAGGCTGGCCTCTGCAGAGTCTGCTAAGAaaaatctgctaaaaaaaatctgtcagcaAATGTTGTTGGTGACTCCTGTACTAACTCCCAGATTAGGTTAGTACATGACATATGTACAGTTTTACTCCTCTACATTTCAGATATACACGAGAAAATGATCTTGGCTCACTTTTGatggtctttttctttttggggtcATCCAGCTGACAGAAGGTCATCTTGTTaactgtaaagaaaagaaaaacaacaaaaaataatggtTGCAGTGATTACATGGTTCACTATGTGTTCATGGTGATAAAGCAGAGTTAAGCCAAGCTGATCTCGCTCCACACTCACTCGTCTTGGCGACCTTCACCAGCTCGTCGTTGCTGAATTCATTCATGTGCTGCTTCATCTCGGACACGGCCTTCGTCACGGGGCCGAAGTTGAAGTAGGGATTGACGGAAACTGACGGCAGCTCCTCAGCTTCTGTCTGGGCTATCAGCATGTGGTAACTCTGGTGATGAAACACATTGTCACTTTTAGCACtcacctgcatgttttttatgaaaccTGTTACAACAGGTTTCAGTTTACAACAAAACTCCGTTACTTGTTATCTGTTACCTGGATGAAGTGAATGTGGTCCTCGGTGCGGGACAGCTGGGTGATCTCATTGTCTCTCCTCTTCAGGTCGGCGATCTCGTGGCTCAGACGCTCCATGTGGCCCTCGGCGTTGTTGAGTGCCGCTCTCTTGTTGGATGAGATCAGCTTGGTCATCTCCTGCTGCATCCTCTCAATGGAGCGCATCATGTCGCTGAACATCTTCTCGCATTCCTGCATCGCTCTCTGGGCCGAGCTCTGCACGGGAGGAAAAAGGAGGGTTTACCGTAAATCAAGTGGGTGTCACACtagttaaacaaacacactttagAGAAACTGTCATCACTCCCGCAAGAAGAAATGTTGTCAGTGCCGGCTGATGTAATGTTTCGGTCAAAGTTTACTAGTTGGTCTGGTCTTATCGGTGTGATGAATGGCGGGGTCACAAACCTTGAGCGACTCCACTGCATGCTTTAGTTCTTCCATCTGCTTCAGGCGGTCATGAATTCTCTCCTGGATCTCAGCCTGAGTGGCGCCCAGACGTTGCttagaaataaacaacagaatatGTTATTAATCATGAAGGAAAAACCATAAATTAGCTGCTGATATTTTCTAAACCAACTCCAAGCTTCCTACACAGCATTAAAAGGTGTAGAAGttacttttagtattttccaggtctgcataagtatgaaaaaaaaaaaaaaaatagcgtTTGAAAAATCATTTGTGTTTCCAGACTTTATGCCCCCTTCTATTTtttgaaagattaaaataaaaatttctaAAACATAAATTGCTCAACCAAGCATTTAATTATATATAgaagataaatatattttggtACACAATATAAAAAGCTTTGTAAACCCTACTAAGTTTAAAACTATGCTATATAAATGTAGATTATTTACTATATGTTGTTAATTCAGCCTTAAAacaagggttttgttttgtttttctttttaattctacTCTAAATGGgaacaaagttttacaaaatgaacaTTATATTGTAGTTAAGAAGACTTGAACTGTGGGATTGAACTCGTTAAAAGCATAACTATTTTTTGAAGTTATGCTGTTCACgttatttatcttttgtgttcattttgtaCAGTATGTGTTTGTTCCTAGACTTCCAAAATGGCCTGATAATCAactaaaacatcttaaaatttGAGTCTGGAACAGTCTGGAATTttgaaatggggaaaaaatgtaGGAACCCTGCAAACAGTTTCAGTATTTGTTTAAtataaatttagtttgtttttttttccattctttaCTTAATACTAGCTACCTGCTGCAGTGTAGACAGATACATAACAACAGTGATCTTGTATTTAGCATCACAGAACATTGTAGCATTCTGTCACCGTGCTGCTATCTAAGCCAGAATCAGCCTGATAAACCCGTCTTGGCAGCGTGAGTGGACTGTTGCCTACCTGTTCGTCGGCCCTCTCCTGCTCTGCCGACACCATGTCGTGACCCTTGTGCTCTTTCACCGTACACAGCACGCAGATGCACATCTGGTCAGTGCGGCAGAACAGCTCCAGACCTTTCTGATGCTGCGGGCAGATCTGCCTGTCTAGGTGGCCGATTTCATCCACCAGCTTGTGCCTTTTAAAAGTGGCGGACTCAAAGTGGGGCTTGAGGTGCTTCTCGCAGTAGGAGGCCAGGCACATCAGGCAGGACTTGACGGCTCTGTGCTTTTTGCCGACGCAGATGTCACAACCCACATCCTGGGGTCCTGCGTAGTTGTAGTCAGGGGACGGAGGCGGAGGTGGAAAGGAGTCCGTGTTGCGTTGGCTGGTTAATTGGCGGGAGCTTCCCATGCGCCTCGGAGTGGGCCTCTTATTGTAGGTCACCCTGCACTCGGGGCACTGGTAGGAGCCTGTGTGGTCGGCATGGTCCCAGTATGTCTTCAGGCAGATGGAGCAGAAGACATGACCGCATGGGATGGACACCGAGTCCCTGAGATATTCCTTACACAGGTGGCAGCTGTCCTGATCTGAAGACATGGAGAAATCTTTGGTGGTGTTCCTTTTAATGTAGAGGAGACGAAGGCAGACACTGACTTGTGTCAGCACAGTGGCAAAGTGATCTTACAGGTAGTACGGGCGCAGGTTATATAGAGTAAATAGAGGGAAACTAAACTGGTTAAGCCGAAACCAGTAAAACAAGGGCGGGGTAAGAAAAGGACACAGTGAACGTGTCCAACTGTTACAGAGTGCAAGGAGAATGAATGAAATGTGTGATCTGAAGATACAGGTCTTGTTGAGTAATGTGCAGCAAAATAAACCatcctttaattttatttactgaactTATGAGAAAAAATCTCTTAAAAAAAGGCTCTTATAAATTGATCCACTTTTAAAGAAGAATGGGGCACAATCAGAGCCTGAAATTTGATTTCTTgattcattttagttttttaatcatttcatgaATTTATTCCATcgaaaaaaagtcaatttactCATAACTGAGACGTAAACAGAGTGAATAAATCCTGGGTGTGTCACGCTCTGCAGTCAAGTGTTCTCTGATTGCTGTTACCtggaaaagtctttttttttctgccagcaTGCAGTGATATCTACTCAAatcccaggaaaaaaaacctctctAACAGAAGAGATGTCACAGAATTACTGAGTCATTTTGTATACAGTAGATATGACTGAAGTGCAACAATACCAAAGTAACcacgttttgtcttttttctgaatTCAGTCAGTCTTCCTTTGTAGGCTCACCTCACCTCACAGCAGTTAATCATTAACTCTTTTAGCTTTGCATTTCATTAGTACTGACCACACCTGTGAGGCAATGAatgcatttctgtattttaatatcCAACATAAATAAGACtttgaaaaaaaccccacaacaTCTCTTCTGAGTTAAAAACCTCCTTGTATATAATTCACCCCACAGTGAACACACCTCTCAGCAGAGTTTCAGGGCTGTTGAGATGGAGGTAGGAATGCAACTACACTTGATAGCCCAGATAACAGGAGAGCCAGGAAAGCTTGTTTAAAAGATTCCATTGTGTCCGAGCCAGCAGAGCCCAACCAGAGTGCCAAACATTATATACAGCAGGCTCTGTTGTGTGTCAACAACACTAACTACAGCCGACATTCAAGACTAAATGTAGCATCTTTTTTACCTGAGAAATTCTTCTCACTGAGGTCACACACTCTTTATGCAAATTATCTCATGTTAGCTGAAATTTGATTAGTGAATATGAAGGAAAAAACCCAACTCTGTGCTTTTGGGATTAAGAGTGCCATTGGAAAAGCACAAAAGCATCGTCCTTTCTTTTTTGGCCATTGTTTTGCTGTTATTATCACAGTTTTTGGATCCCAACTCCTcctaaaaaaatacatgatgGGAAATACTATGATCTAACGTTTGGTGGCAGGGCGTTGTACGGTGTCGGCAAAATTTAGAAAACCAAACTCCACAGCGAGATTTAGATAGAATGACTGGAGCGCCAGAGttcagaaacatcattcagtgTTTAAACAAGTCACTAAAGTTGGACTTCACATGTCTGAACAGGCGTTTCTTGATATCTTGTATGGTTTTTACTCAACCACTAAATTGTATTATTGTTGAATATTTTACCACGGAATGTTTAACTTTTGAGCTGGATgaacttttcaaactttttgcAAGCTCTTCCTATTTCCACAGTCTTGGCACTTCTCTTTGTTTATTCATCGaaacaggcatttttgtctttttttacccAGCTACTCCAGGACTTATGGTTCTCTCTCAAATCTCCACACgaccaaactctcattgacttctaTTATATGTGAGATCcgaattttctcttcaaatatGGATGTGGAGGGTCTTTTTAACTAACCATGTTTCGTACATAAAAATGTACCTGTGTGGCAGcatctttaacatttctttcgattttggttctttttacgCAGTTTATACGTCACAAAgtcagcattttgtcagcttagattatcaCAGAAGTACATTCCAAATCACTACTAGGTGGTATAGAagatgttgacatttttagacAGTAGTTACTTTGGCACCCATGATAATTTCTAAAGAAAATGTATAGATTTATATTAATTTgcttcaacaaaaacattgtcttgTGTCACTTATCCTTAGTAATATCACACTTGTAAGAGAGGATTATTTGATTAACTTCCAGTCTGTCACATTTTAACTTGTACATGGAGAAATCAGCTTTAACATCTCAGGACATCTACAGACACGGATCAGCTACAAGAAGAAATGCCAGCCCGCAGATACCAACATCACGACAAGATGATAGAAGCTGATTTTAGGTAAGAATGgtcagtctgttttcttttgcttctttttaaaactttgtttaaaaaaaaatcggaatcatttttttttatccaggaCACACACTTTGTTTCCATACAGCAAAGTCTATTTTTCTTTAGAGAGGAGAAGAACTTACTGGCCGTCCTTTAACCCTCCGGAAGGGCTTCTCTACcactctttgtctctctctcttttgagggcttcaggagggttctGTTCAGCCTACTGCCGTGTTTTATCTCATCTTTTCTGCATTGCTCAGTTTGTCTAAGAATCTGTTTCATATCAAACACAACTATTATGAGAAGAAACACGTTATTGTGAGGAGAAAAGAATTATCAACCAACCATCTGTGAAAAGCTCATTTCTTACATAAGAATGTCTCTCTGGGTGTGtcccaacaaaacaaagactggCTTCCCTCCATTTTTGTCAGACAAAAACTTGGTCATGTCCTTTCTTTGAAGTTTTTACTTTGTCTGTCTGACTTGGCAATTAGCTTGAAATGGTTTTAGAGCCGTACACCATCTtataagcaaaacaaatacaaagaaaaaaagctcataTGCAGGATATGTGTCATATCCTGTTTACTGAACACAAGAGCATTTTTTTGGGTTTGCTCCAGTgctttttacagtttacacaacAAAGTCTCTCAGATTTTACAACTCTGCTCATGTATTGGAAGCCACACGTGTATCCTGTGTTGTTTAAACTTTGCGTATctacaaaatagaaaaatgtgtCCTCTGTTTTCTAGTTCTACATTTAAATGTGATATTATCTGTTTTGACAACTCATCCTCTGTGAAGTGGATCCTTGTCTCATTTTTGATCACGTAGCCGTTTGTCCCATCCTGTACTCCACAGCAGAATGACTGAATTAATTACAGAATGACAGCATTAATGGCTCCTTACACTGAACTTGGAATGAACTGTAGATAACTGTGaagtttctgtttgcttcatCAGGAAAAGCACAGACTCTAAACGAACATGCTACTCTTTAAGAGATGCATGGTGCTAAATCTAATTATTTCCTATATTTAGGGGTGCTAATGcttaagcaaataaataaagcatccTTATGACATTTCAGACggtgttcttttgtttcttttagaaaatccatttttaaaaacactaaaacatccAGCTCAATTGAGAATAATGTGCTTTGTCCTTTGGAtaagtaagtaaagtttatttatatagcacctttcacagataaaaatctataaaatacaatcaaataaaaacagtacatAGACTTAAAAGATATAAGACCATAGGCAAAAAAAAGGGCTTCTAACAAATAGCttgtctgaaacaaaacagtatTAACCAACATTTCTAATAGAAAAGGAAAAGGTTTCCACACAGACATCAATAGGATTTTGATCAAATGActgagaaaacccagccttcTTTgcagctctgtagctcagacaaATTTCctagtagaaacatcatttaaagtttaaattggtcacagaaagttggactgtACATGACTAACTTgccattttgatatctttaattgtttttaaacaattttagtttaagttttatgatttttgaacattttaccACACTATACTTTGAGCTGTCAACACTTTCCCAATTTAGTAGCTTCTTCttgtcaggatctgggttttctttgtgtttttgtatttgttcttttttttgtttattttgttgtcttcatgttttgttttgtctctatGCCTCTGTTATCAttcactttgcctcagtccatctCTCGTTTTCTGTCACGTCCTTctacacctgctcctagttttgaaatcagctcacctgtgcccacttcacctaattacctcctgttcttaaaacctggtcatgtcCTCCACTTATCACTGGTTCGTAGTCGCTTCATGCGCTCTCTCATTCACGTCATGTCTGCATCTCGTGTTTGCTATGGTCTTGTATTTTGTATCtagctttgttttgctgccatgtcagcctttgttttagttttctttattttaaataaaatttgttatttttcctgaaGCTCATGATGAGTCAGGGTTTGCCTCACTCGCCACCCAACCTGACACTTATTTCCTCAAATCGTACACTTGTTATAcaatttttacatcaaaacattgacattttgtcttcttttactcAGTGTGTTTTTCACTGCTGAaggacttatggttttctctcaaatcgcTCCAGAGTGCAGAGTCTTTACATCCCAACGCTCATTGACTTCAATTATATTTGATCTCAGAACTTTCtcctcaaaactggaagtgcagaatctttttttaaaacttgttgtaTCTCCTACATCAGTGGGTCTCACCTGGTCTAGCTTCAGTATCCACCATCCCCTCCTTAATGACAAGCTGTGACCCAAAATGGGGAACATTTTCAATTTCCTAAATTTATTGAATGAAAAGATAGTGCAGTTTGATCCTGTGATAGTAGAATAGAATAAAGCAGtatgccaacacaaaaaagcaagTTTAATGATAAACCAAAATGACCAGCAAGTGGTGAtgctaggaaaaaaaaataattttccacATAATTAgcttaattttaattaaaacaaaaacttctcaCTTcattaactttacttttttttaacagacttaacagtgctttcacacacaaatatgaaataccgtattttccagactataaggcgcacttaaaagccttaaattttctcaaaaaatgacaatacgccttataatccggagcgccc belongs to Kryptolebias marmoratus isolate JLee-2015 linkage group LG13, ASM164957v2, whole genome shotgun sequence and includes:
- the ftr83 gene encoding finTRIM family, member 83 isoform X2 translates to MSSDQDSCHLCKEYLRDSVSIPCGHVFCSICLKTYWDHADHTGSYQCPECRVTYNKRPTPRRMGSSRQLTSQRNTDSFPPPPPSPDYNYAGPQDVGCDICVGKKHRAVKSCLMCLASYCEKHLKPHFESATFKRHKLVDEIGHLDRQICPQHQKGLELFCRTDQMCICVLCTVKEHKGHDMVSAEQERADEQQRLGATQAEIQERIHDRLKQMEELKHAVESLKSSAQRAMQECEKMFSDMMRSIERMQQEMTKLISSNKRAALNNAEGHMERLSHEIADLKRRDNEITQLSRTEDHIHFIQSYHMLIAQTEAEELPSVSVNPYFNFGPVTKAVSEMKQHMNEFSNDELVKVAKTINKMTFCQLDDPKKKKTIKSEEAVMYKSVPVQEPQYRDDFLRYHRPARTSREHRVAHQL
- the ftr83 gene encoding finTRIM family, member 83 isoform X1, with product MSSDQDSCHLCKEYLRDSVSIPCGHVFCSICLKTYWDHADHTGSYQCPECRVTYNKRPTPRRMGSSRQLTSQRNTDSFPPPPPSPDYNYAGPQDVGCDICVGKKHRAVKSCLMCLASYCEKHLKPHFESATFKRHKLVDEIGHLDRQICPQHQKGLELFCRTDQMCICVLCTVKEHKGHDMVSAEQERADEQQRLGATQAEIQERIHDRLKQMEELKHAVESLKSSAQRAMQECEKMFSDMMRSIERMQQEMTKLISSNKRAALNNAEGHMERLSHEIADLKRRDNEITQLSRTEDHIHFIQSYHMLIAQTEAEELPSVSVNPYFNFGPVTKAVSEMKQHMNEFSNDELVKVAKTINKMTFCQLDDPKKKKTIKSEEAVMYKSVPVQEPQYRDDFLRYACQLTLDPNTAYRQLYLSRGNRKAALKRDPQSYGDNAARFDSLPQVLCKEPLAGGAYYWEVDWSGEGAAIGVTYKGIKRTGYGDACRIGYNRKSWSLFCSDSSYSARHNKDQIEVKAPYSSRIGVFLDYDGGVLSFYAIGETMSLIHRFKASFSEPVYPGFWVWYESAITILQL